The following are encoded together in the Drosophila sechellia strain sech25 chromosome 3R, ASM438219v1, whole genome shotgun sequence genome:
- the LOC6606278 gene encoding 39 kDa FK506-binding nuclear protein, whose translation MSMFWGLNMKPERKYSQTIIKSFHISGVALDKGQEAKLYLAAEKQEYIVATVTKAIPQVALDLNFSKGDRIMFYTAGDASVSLLGYLHDIDSEDDEDDDELTIEKLIKGKNSQKSEDDEDESGEEEEESDEDSQIIGEYESFLENGEEEDDDDEDNEESGEEDEEDSDDSEAEEEQPKAKVAKLSPGASGKKSAKEQNGVAKKEEAKQQQKKKEKPEAKKEQPKAKEPAKQQRASKEPRTITGGVKIVDQVVGKGEEAKQGKRVSVYYIGRLQSNNKTFDSLLKGKPFNFCLGGGEVIKGWDVGVAGMKVGGKRVITCPPHMAYGARGAAPKIGPNSTLVFEVELKAVH comes from the exons ATGTCGATGTTTTGGG GTTTGAACATGAAGCCTGAGCGCAAATACTCGCAGACGATCATCAAGTCGTTCCACATCTCGGGCGTGGCACTCGACAAGGGCCAGGAGGCGAAGTTGTACCTCGCTGCCGAGAAGCAAGAGTACATCGTGGCCACCGTGACCAAGGCCATTCCTCAGGTGGCGCTCGACCTGAACTTTAGCAAGGGCGATCGCATTATGTTCTACACCGCCG GCGACGCCAGCGTTTCTCTGTTGGGCTACTTGCACGACATTGATTCCGAAGATGATGAGGATGACGACGAATTGACGATCGAGAAGTTGATAAAGGGCAAGAATAGCCAAAAGTCTGAAGATGATGAGGATGAGAGCGGCGAGGAAGAGGAGGAAAGTGATGAAGATAGCCAGATAATCGGGGAATACGAGTCCTTCCTCGAAAATGGTGAGGAGGAAGATGACGACGATGAGGATAACGAGGAGAGTGGCGAGGAGGATGAAGAGGACAGCGACGACTCCGAAGCTGAAGAGGAACAGCCAAAGGCCAAGGTTGCCAAGCTCTCTCCTGGCGCCAGCGGCAAGAAATCTGCCAAGGAGCAGAACGGTGTGGCCAAGAAGGAGGAGgccaagcagcagcaaaagaagAAGGAGAAGCCAGAGGCCAAGAAGGAGCAACCCAAGGCCAAGGAGCCAGCCAAGCAGCAACGAGCTTCTAAGGAGCCGCGTACAATCACCGGAGGCGTGAAGATTGTGGATCAGGTCGTCGGCAAAGGCGAAGAAGCCAAGCAGGGCAAACGCGTATCCGTTTACTACATCGGCCGCCTGCAGTCGAACAACAAGACCTTCGACAGCCTGCTCAAGGGAAAACCATTTAACTTCTGCCTCGGTGGCGGCGAGGTCATCAAGGGCTGGGACGTGGGAGTCGCCGGCATGAAGGTGGGCGGCAAGCGAGTCATTACCTGTCCCCCGCACATGGCGTACGGCGCACGGGGAGCTGCACCGAAGATCGGCCCGAACTCCACTCTCGTCTTCGAAGTGGAACTGAAAGCTGTGCATTAG
- the LOC6606279 gene encoding 39S ribosomal protein L9, mitochondrial — MLKNIYVTPLNLLKSATSLQQQVRTTFVLKRKYDPPLHKTNEKPRQMRAKNFIYELVEDTLVKKRPNIEVVLKTFVEGVGDKGDVVSMKPNFVYNKLLLPGLAAYNTPENVAKYAKTEAEKSAVKHSSAYAQRTVNMLESIVLAVVMNKDEPWVLEPWHIKASLRKTGFHCREECITLPKERIEGPDMKKENKDFYCTVTINKLEQARLKCRLHHWSTDPSERLPYVLEHWKLQSEPLLDVGSPEKNT, encoded by the exons ATGTTGAAGAACATCTACGTAACGCCgttaaatttacttaaatcGGCCACCAGCCTGCAGCAGCAAGTGCGG ACCACGTTCGTGCTGAAGCGAAAATATGACCCGCCGCTGCACAAAACCAACGAGAAACCCCGGCAGATGAGGGCCAAGAACTTCATCTACGAGCTCGTGGAGGACACGCTGGTCAAGAAGCGGCCCAACATCGAGGTGGTGCTGAAGACCTTCGTCGAGGGCGTTGGCGACAAGGGCGACGTGGTGTCAATGAAGCCGAACTTTGTCTACAATAAGCTCCTGCTGCCGGGTTTGGCCGCGTACAATACGCCGGAGAATGTGGCCAAGTACGCCAAGACAGAGGCTGAAAAATCGGCTGTTAAACACAGCTCCGCCTACGCCCAGCGCACGGTCAACATGCTGGAGTCCATTGTGCTGGCGGTGGTCATGAACAAGGATGAGCCATGGGTGCTCGAGCCCTGGCACATCAAGGCCTCGCTGCGCAAGACTGGGTTTCATTGTCGCGAGGAGTGCATCACCCTGCCCAAGGAGCGCATCGAGGGACCCGACATGAAGAAGGAGAACAAGGACTTCTACTGCACCGTGACCATAAACAAGCTGGAACAGGCGCGGCTCAAGTGCCGTCTGCACCACTGGAGCACAGATCCCAGCGAACGGCTGCCTTACGTACTCGAGCACTGGAAACTCCAGTCTGAGCCCCTGCTGGATGTAGGTTCACCCGAAAAAAACACATAG
- the LOC6606280 gene encoding serine protease easter yields MLKPSIICLFLGILAKSSAGQFYFPNEAAQVPNYGRCITPNRERALCIHLEDCKYLYGLLTTTPLRDTDRLYLSRSQCGYTNGKVLICCPDRYRESSSETPPPPKPNVTSNSLLPLPGQCGNILSNRIYGGMKTKIDEFPWMALIEYTKSQGKKGHHCGGSLISTRYVITASHCVNGKALPTDWRLSGVRLGEWDTNTNPDCEVDVRGMKDCAPPHLDVPVERTIPHPDYIPDSKNQVNDIALLRLAQQVEYTDFVRPICLPLDVNLRSATFDGITMDVAGWGKTEQLSASNLKLKAAVEGFRMDECKNVYSSQDILLEDTQMCAGGKEGVDSCRGDSGGPLIGLDTNKVNTYYFLAGVVSFGPTPCGLAGWPGVYTLVGKYVDWIQNTIES; encoded by the exons AGTTCTACTTCCCCAACGAGGCGGCCCAGGTGCCCAACTATGGGCGCTGCATAACGCCAAATCGGGAGCGGGCGCTGTGCATCCATCTGGAGGACTGCAAGTACCTATACGGCCTGCTGACCACCACCCCGCTCCGGGACACAGACCGGCTTTACCTGAGTCGCAGCCAGTGCGGCTATACGAACGGCAAGGTGCTCATCTGCTGTCCGGACCGCTACAGGGAGAGCTCATCGGAGACGCCCCCGCCGCCCAAGCCCAATGTAACCAGCAACAGCCTTCTGCCGCTGCCAGGACAATGCGGCAACATCCTGTCCAATCGCATTTACGGCGGAATGAAGACCAAGATCGACGAGTTCCCCTGGATGGCTCTAATTGAATACACCAAAA GCCAGGGTAAGAAGGGTCACCATTGCGGGGGCTCCTTGATCAGCACGAGATATGTGATCACAGCCTCGCATTGCGTCAATGGAAAGGCGCTGCCCACCGACTGGCGGTTGTCCGGTGTTCGTTTGGGCGAATGGGATACCAACACTAATCCCGATTGCGAAGTGGATGTGCGCGGCATGAAGGACTGCGCGCCACCGCATCTGGACGTGCCCGTGGAGCGCACTATACCCCATCCCGACTATATACCGGACTCCAAGAACCAGGTCAACGACATAGCCCTGCTGCGTCTGGCCCAGCAGGTAGAGTACACCGACTTTGTGCGTCCCATTTGCCTGCCCCTGGACGTAAATCTGCGGTCGGCCACCTTCGACGGCATCACCATGGACGTGGCCGGCTGGGGCAAAACGGAGCAGCTGTCGGCCAGCAACCTCAAGCTTAAGGCAGCCGTGGAGGGTTTCCGTATGGATGAGTGCAAGAACGTCTACAGCAGCCAGGACATTCTCCTCGAGGACACACAGATGTGTGCCGGCGGCAAGGAAGGCGTCGACTCCTGTCGCGGTGACTCCGGGGGACCGCTCATCGGCTTGGACACCAACAAGGTGAACACCTACTACTTCCTGGCCGGCGTCGTGTCCTTTGGACCGACTCCGTGCGGTCTGGCCGGTTGGCCAGGAGTTTACACGCTGGTGGGGAAGTACGTTGATTGGATACAAAACACTATTGAGTCCTGA